One Kribbella sp. NBC_00662 genomic region harbors:
- the uraD gene encoding 2-oxo-4-hydroxy-4-carboxy-5-ureidoimidazoline decarboxylase — protein MKAVLRPRSRQTSRHPVDQLLPPGKLAVYGAQHVLAFYAGAVIVPILLASAIGLTTEQLIHLINADLFTCGIASIIQSVGFWKVGVRLPLLQGVTFTAVSPMIAIGLAAGGGTDGLLVIYGAVLVAGLATFFIAPFFSKLIRFFPPVVTGSVITIIGLALLPVAAGDAVGGAGPDAAPTSAKNMAYALGTLALIVLIQRVFKGFMATIAVLIGLVAGTLVAWAFGDAHFGAVGDAAWAGVTTPFYFGWPKFSVAAIISMVVVMLITAVETTGDVFATGEIVEKRIGREDIARALRADGLATTIGGVFNSFPYTCFAENVGLVRLTRVRSRWVVATAGAIMILIGLLPKAGAIVAGVPHPVLGGAALAMFATVAVVGFQTLTKVDFHDHRNVVIVATSVGLAMYVTAQPQVAQAVPDWAEIIFGSGITLGSLTAIFLNILFHHVGKNFGPAVAGQPGDTVRLDQVNKMTREEFVETFGGLFQGPRWAVERAWDMRPYADTHALRRSFQEALFSGSRDEQRELIQAYPQLGSQFVADGLSGEASLRDQSDKGLTFLGDPERDQLAAITSEYEQRFGFPLVISVRDAESYDRIVEQGRERLGNCENQEHAAALLEIAKIAGYRFDDFVSDANPIHSARTRWSSNR, from the coding sequence ATGAAGGCAGTCCTGCGACCCCGTAGCCGGCAGACCAGCCGCCACCCCGTCGACCAGCTGCTGCCTCCGGGCAAGCTGGCGGTGTACGGCGCCCAGCACGTGCTGGCGTTCTACGCCGGAGCGGTGATCGTGCCGATCCTGCTCGCCAGTGCGATCGGTCTCACTACCGAGCAGCTGATCCACCTGATCAACGCCGACCTGTTCACCTGCGGCATCGCCTCGATCATCCAGTCCGTCGGGTTCTGGAAGGTCGGCGTCCGGCTGCCGCTGCTGCAGGGCGTGACGTTCACCGCGGTGTCGCCGATGATCGCGATCGGCCTCGCCGCGGGCGGCGGGACCGACGGCCTGCTGGTGATCTACGGCGCCGTCCTGGTCGCCGGTCTGGCCACCTTCTTCATCGCACCGTTCTTCAGCAAGCTGATCCGGTTCTTCCCGCCAGTTGTGACCGGCTCGGTCATCACGATCATCGGCCTCGCGCTGCTGCCGGTCGCGGCCGGGGACGCGGTCGGCGGCGCCGGCCCGGACGCCGCGCCGACCAGCGCGAAGAACATGGCCTACGCGCTGGGGACGCTGGCCTTGATCGTGCTGATCCAGCGCGTCTTCAAGGGCTTCATGGCGACGATCGCCGTCCTGATCGGCCTGGTCGCCGGGACCCTGGTTGCCTGGGCGTTCGGCGACGCACACTTCGGGGCGGTCGGGGATGCCGCGTGGGCCGGGGTGACGACGCCGTTCTACTTCGGCTGGCCGAAGTTCTCGGTGGCGGCGATCATCTCGATGGTCGTGGTCATGCTGATCACCGCCGTGGAGACCACCGGTGACGTGTTCGCGACCGGTGAGATCGTCGAGAAGCGGATCGGCCGCGAGGACATCGCCCGGGCGCTGCGGGCCGACGGCCTGGCGACCACGATCGGCGGCGTCTTCAACTCGTTCCCGTACACCTGCTTCGCCGAGAACGTCGGCCTGGTCCGGCTGACCCGGGTCCGCAGCCGCTGGGTGGTCGCGACCGCCGGGGCGATCATGATCCTGATCGGGCTGCTGCCGAAGGCCGGCGCGATCGTGGCCGGCGTACCGCACCCGGTGCTGGGCGGCGCGGCGTTAGCGATGTTCGCGACCGTTGCCGTGGTCGGCTTCCAGACCCTGACCAAGGTCGACTTCCACGATCACCGGAACGTCGTCATCGTCGCGACCAGCGTCGGCCTGGCCATGTACGTGACCGCACAGCCGCAGGTCGCGCAGGCCGTACCGGACTGGGCCGAGATCATCTTCGGCAGCGGCATCACGCTCGGCAGCCTGACCGCGATCTTCCTGAACATCCTGTTCCACCACGTCGGCAAGAACTTCGGCCCGGCGGTCGCGGGGCAACCGGGTGACACGGTCCGGCTGGACCAGGTGAACAAGATGACCCGCGAGGAGTTCGTCGAGACGTTCGGCGGCCTGTTCCAGGGTCCGCGCTGGGCCGTCGAGCGGGCCTGGGACATGCGGCCATACGCCGACACGCATGCGCTGCGACGTTCGTTCCAGGAGGCGTTGTTCTCCGGTTCCCGCGACGAGCAGCGCGAACTGATCCAGGCGTACCCGCAGCTCGGGTCGCAGTTTGTTGCCGACGGCCTCAGCGGCGAGGCGTCGCTGCGGGACCAGTCGGACAAGGGCCTGACGTTCCTCGGCGATCCGGAGCGCGACCAGCTGGCCGCGATCACGTCGGAGTACGAGCAGCGCTTCGGGTTCCCGTTGGTGATCTCGGTCCGCGACGCCGAGTCGTACGACCGGATCGTCGAGCAGGGGCGCGAGCGGCTGGGCAACTGCGAGAACCAGGAGCACGCCGCCGCGCTGCTCGAGATCGCGAAGATCGCCGGCTACCGGTTCGACGACTTCGTGTCCGACGCCAACCCGATCCACAGCGCACGAACCCGTTGGAGCAGCAACCGATGA
- the xdhB gene encoding xanthine dehydrogenase molybdopterin binding subunit — protein sequence MSSLSERPLQPVVGVPMPHESAALHVTGAALYTDDLVMRTKDVLHAWPVQSPHTHARVTALRVKPAYDVPGVVRVLTADDVPGVNDAGVKHDEPLFPGEVMFNGHAVCWVLAETLEAARLGALAVEVEYEPLASLVTVREAIEAGSFQGIGRHLERGDVEGALAGAAHVFSGEFEFAGQEHFYLETHAALALVDEYGQIFVQSSTQHPSETQEIVAHVLGLASHSVTVQCLRMGGGFGGKEMQPHGFAAIAALGATLTGRPVRLRLNRTQDMTMSGKRHGFHSSWTVGFSEDGRLVALDATLTADGGWSLDLSEPVLARAMCHIDNAYEIPHVRVDGQIAQTNKTSQTAFRGFGGPQGMLVIEDILGRCAPLLGYDGSELRRRNFYQPGDSTPYGQPVRHADRLESCWSQVIDGGDIGGRVAEIEAFNATHEHVKRGLAMTPVKFGISFNLTAFNQAGALVHVYKDGSVLINHGGTEMGQGLHTKMLQVAATTLGVPLTRVRLAPTRTDKVPNTSATAASSGADLNGAAIKNACEQIRERLAQVAGGRLGISPSDVRFVDGDVRGLSGDGVPWNELVAMAYMQRVQLWAAGFYRTEGLHWDANAMRGEPFKYFAYGVAASEVEVDGFTGAYTLRRVDIVHDVGDSLSPLIDIGQIEGGFVQGAGWLTLEDLRWDESTGDRRGRLSTQAASTYKLPSFSEMPEVFNVRLLEKAHEEGAVYGSKAVGEPPLMLAFSVREALRHAAAAFGPAGTSVDLPSPATPEAVYWALEKARSGAADWTATPVAPGTGG from the coding sequence ATGAGCTCGTTGTCGGAGCGGCCGCTCCAGCCGGTCGTCGGGGTTCCGATGCCGCATGAGAGCGCTGCGCTGCATGTGACCGGAGCTGCTTTGTATACAGACGATCTGGTGATGCGGACGAAGGACGTGCTGCATGCCTGGCCGGTCCAGTCGCCGCACACGCACGCGCGGGTGACCGCGTTACGCGTGAAGCCGGCGTACGACGTTCCCGGCGTTGTGCGGGTGCTGACGGCGGACGACGTACCTGGGGTGAACGACGCCGGGGTGAAGCATGACGAGCCGTTGTTCCCGGGCGAGGTGATGTTCAACGGGCATGCGGTGTGCTGGGTGCTTGCGGAGACGTTGGAGGCAGCGCGGCTCGGGGCGTTGGCGGTCGAGGTCGAGTACGAGCCGCTGGCGTCGTTGGTGACGGTTCGCGAGGCGATCGAGGCGGGGAGCTTCCAGGGCATCGGGCGGCATCTGGAGCGGGGTGACGTCGAGGGCGCTCTTGCCGGGGCGGCGCACGTGTTCAGCGGCGAGTTCGAGTTCGCCGGGCAGGAGCACTTCTACCTGGAGACGCATGCTGCGTTGGCGCTCGTCGACGAGTACGGGCAGATCTTCGTGCAGTCGAGTACGCAGCATCCGTCAGAGACGCAGGAGATCGTCGCGCACGTGCTTGGGCTGGCCAGTCACTCGGTGACCGTGCAGTGTCTGCGAATGGGCGGCGGTTTCGGCGGCAAGGAGATGCAGCCGCACGGGTTCGCCGCGATCGCGGCACTCGGCGCGACGCTGACCGGGCGGCCGGTGCGGCTTCGGCTGAACCGGACGCAGGACATGACGATGTCGGGCAAGCGGCACGGGTTCCACTCGTCCTGGACGGTCGGCTTCTCCGAGGACGGTCGCCTGGTGGCGCTGGACGCGACGCTGACCGCGGACGGCGGGTGGAGTCTCGACCTGTCGGAGCCGGTGCTGGCGCGGGCGATGTGTCACATCGACAACGCGTACGAGATCCCGCATGTCCGCGTCGACGGGCAGATCGCGCAGACCAACAAGACGTCGCAGACCGCGTTCCGCGGGTTCGGCGGTCCGCAGGGGATGCTGGTCATCGAGGACATCCTCGGTCGCTGCGCGCCGCTCCTCGGGTACGACGGCTCGGAGCTGCGGCGGCGCAACTTCTACCAGCCGGGCGACTCCACGCCGTACGGGCAACCGGTGCGGCACGCGGATCGGCTCGAGTCGTGCTGGAGCCAGGTCATCGACGGTGGTGACATCGGTGGGCGGGTTGCTGAGATCGAGGCCTTCAATGCGACGCATGAGCACGTGAAGCGTGGGCTCGCGATGACTCCGGTGAAGTTCGGGATCTCGTTCAACCTGACCGCGTTCAACCAGGCCGGGGCGCTCGTCCATGTTTACAAGGACGGGTCCGTGCTGATCAACCACGGCGGCACCGAGATGGGGCAGGGCCTGCACACGAAGATGCTGCAGGTCGCTGCGACCACACTGGGTGTGCCGTTGACGCGGGTTCGGTTGGCACCGACGCGTACGGACAAGGTGCCGAACACGTCCGCGACCGCTGCGTCGTCCGGTGCCGATCTGAACGGTGCGGCGATCAAGAATGCGTGTGAGCAGATCCGGGAGCGGCTGGCGCAGGTCGCCGGCGGGCGGCTCGGGATCAGCCCGTCCGATGTGCGGTTCGTCGATGGCGACGTACGAGGGTTGTCGGGCGACGGGGTGCCGTGGAACGAGCTGGTCGCTATGGCGTACATGCAGCGGGTGCAGCTGTGGGCGGCCGGGTTCTACCGGACCGAAGGGCTGCACTGGGACGCCAACGCGATGCGCGGCGAGCCGTTCAAGTACTTCGCGTACGGCGTCGCGGCGTCCGAGGTCGAGGTTGATGGGTTCACCGGGGCGTACACGTTGCGCCGGGTCGACATCGTGCATGACGTCGGCGACAGCCTGAGCCCGCTGATCGACATCGGGCAGATCGAGGGCGGTTTCGTGCAGGGCGCCGGGTGGTTGACGCTCGAAGACCTGCGGTGGGACGAATCGACCGGCGACCGGCGCGGACGGTTGTCCACGCAGGCAGCCAGCACGTACAAGCTCCCGAGCTTCTCGGAGATGCCGGAGGTTTTCAACGTCCGGCTGCTGGAGAAGGCCCACGAGGAAGGCGCCGTCTACGGCTCGAAAGCCGTCGGCGAACCGCCACTCATGCTCGCGTTCTCCGTCCGAGAGGCGCTGCGACACGCAGCCGCCGCCTTCGGCCCAGCCGGAACCAGCGTCGACCTGCCATCGCCGGCCACACCGGAAGCGGTCTACTGGGCGCTGGAGAAGGCGCGCTCAGGCGCGGCCGACTGGACTGCCACCCCCGTCGCTCCCGGAACGGGAGGGTGA
- a CDS encoding PucR family transcriptional regulator, with protein MLLTELLDAPELGLRLLHSAGGVLDRPIGRLVTTDLLEPGRYLNGGELVLTGLVWRRRPMDSEVFVASMAGRGATTILAGKAQLGDVPTDLLEACRRHEVTLIEVPIEIAFADVTEYVAAAGSAETGARLSASLVRQRQLLSSIAAGRSLDELAARISAEIGHDCRVLTPTGRHVVPGPGELDAAAIDAVTRKFLTADRTPAVAMTIDASYSLFPVGSGLGNRLTAWVLVIEGDHNEWSRDHVEAVHELCAIAALDRARRDEGRRALRPLVADALALVESGAPQAEVAARLKQAGSHSERPMVVAVAELRDDGLTEVALSLLEDVALTVGPAVVAPGRDGLLVGFLPYTPELPEHVRRSFGRLAPGLSRGRLAVGISGETSVDALAGALEEARFAQRAAGAGRAPVSVVTSDEVASHVLLLATLPDDVRRTYTNRVLGAVLEHDRRTHADLLTTLQAFLACSCSWTRTAESLHLHVNTVRYRIERVEQLTGRDLSSLEDRVDVFLALKSL; from the coding sequence GTGCTGCTGACCGAGTTGCTGGATGCGCCCGAGCTCGGGCTGCGGCTGCTGCATTCGGCGGGCGGGGTGCTGGATCGCCCGATCGGGCGCCTCGTCACCACCGACCTGCTCGAGCCGGGGCGGTACCTGAACGGCGGCGAACTCGTCCTGACCGGGCTGGTCTGGCGGCGCCGGCCGATGGACAGCGAGGTGTTCGTGGCCTCGATGGCTGGGCGGGGAGCGACCACGATCCTGGCCGGCAAGGCGCAACTCGGGGATGTGCCCACGGATCTGCTCGAGGCGTGCCGTCGGCACGAGGTGACCTTGATCGAGGTGCCGATCGAGATCGCGTTCGCGGACGTCACGGAGTACGTCGCGGCAGCGGGTTCGGCCGAGACCGGGGCCCGGCTGTCGGCGAGTCTCGTCCGGCAGCGGCAACTGTTGTCGTCGATCGCGGCCGGCCGCAGCCTCGACGAGTTGGCGGCGAGGATCTCGGCGGAGATCGGGCACGACTGTCGCGTGCTGACCCCGACCGGGCGCCACGTCGTCCCCGGGCCGGGCGAGCTCGACGCCGCCGCGATCGACGCGGTGACCCGCAAGTTCCTGACCGCGGACCGAACACCGGCCGTCGCGATGACGATCGATGCGTCGTACAGCCTGTTCCCGGTCGGATCCGGGCTGGGGAACCGCCTGACGGCCTGGGTCCTGGTGATCGAGGGCGACCACAACGAATGGTCCCGCGACCATGTGGAGGCGGTGCACGAACTGTGCGCGATCGCCGCGCTGGACCGCGCCCGTCGGGACGAAGGCCGCCGGGCGCTGCGCCCCTTGGTGGCGGACGCGCTCGCGCTGGTCGAGTCCGGTGCACCGCAGGCCGAGGTCGCGGCGCGGCTCAAGCAGGCGGGATCGCACTCTGAGCGACCGATGGTCGTAGCGGTCGCGGAACTGCGCGACGACGGGCTGACCGAGGTCGCACTGAGCCTGCTCGAGGACGTCGCGCTGACGGTCGGCCCGGCGGTCGTCGCGCCAGGACGCGACGGTTTGCTGGTCGGCTTCCTGCCCTACACGCCGGAACTGCCCGAGCACGTACGACGGAGCTTCGGGCGTCTCGCTCCCGGGCTGAGCCGTGGGCGGCTCGCGGTCGGCATCAGCGGCGAGACCTCGGTCGACGCCCTCGCCGGCGCACTGGAAGAAGCCCGCTTCGCGCAGCGGGCAGCCGGCGCCGGCCGCGCCCCGGTGTCGGTGGTCACCTCGGACGAGGTCGCGTCCCACGTCCTCCTGCTCGCGACATTGCCGGACGACGTACGGCGTACGTACACCAACCGCGTCCTCGGAGCGGTCCTCGAGCACGACCGCCGTACCCATGCCGACCTGCTCACCACGCTCCAGGCGTTCCTCGCCTGCTCGTGTTCATGGACCCGTACGGCGGAGTCGCTGCATCTGCACGTCAACACCGTTCGCTACCGGATCGAACGCGTTGAGCAACTGACCGGTCGCGATCTGTCGAGCCTCGAGGACCGGGTGGACGTGTTCCTGGCGCTCAAATCCCTCTGA
- a CDS encoding xanthine dehydrogenase small subunit translates to MTTQALRAPAVTVNGELTALGDIPVHTTVLDWLRDRGLTGAKEGCAEGECGACSILVARAGTDTPTEWTAVNACLLPVASLDGQELITSEGLGSPEALHPVQKEMAVRGGSQCGYCTPGFVCSMAAEYYRPGRTCGGNDDHEHGPNGFDLHSLSGNLCRCTGYRPIRDAAYALEDPPENDAFAVRRDSPPPAPAATGMSSPEGEFIRPASLNEVLTVLGERNDAVIVAGSTDLGVQVNIFGSRPPLTIAIDRLEELREFSFGEDEVRLGAALTLTEIERRLAGRVPLLGEMFPQFASRLIRNGATIGGNLGTGSPIGDTPPALLALDVSLVLASGRGERTVALSDYFTGYRQTVKAADELIKTIVVPLPLAPMTAFHKIAKRRFDDISSVAIGYAVDVRDGVVRDAKIGLGGVAATPLRARETEAALIGQPWTEETVRTAAAVMAAEGTPMDDHRASSSYRSAMLGQSLLRFYFQGVAS, encoded by the coding sequence ATGACTACCCAAGCACTGCGCGCCCCTGCTGTGACCGTGAACGGCGAGCTCACCGCTCTTGGCGACATCCCCGTGCACACGACGGTGCTGGACTGGCTGCGTGACCGCGGCCTGACCGGCGCCAAGGAGGGGTGCGCCGAGGGCGAGTGCGGCGCATGCTCGATCCTCGTCGCCCGGGCCGGCACCGACACTCCGACCGAGTGGACCGCGGTCAACGCGTGCCTCCTGCCGGTCGCGTCGCTGGACGGTCAGGAGCTGATCACCTCCGAGGGCCTCGGATCGCCCGAGGCACTGCACCCGGTGCAGAAGGAGATGGCGGTCCGCGGCGGTTCGCAGTGCGGCTACTGCACACCCGGTTTCGTCTGCAGCATGGCGGCGGAGTACTACCGCCCGGGTCGCACCTGTGGTGGGAACGACGATCACGAGCACGGGCCGAACGGTTTCGATCTGCACTCGCTGAGCGGCAACCTGTGTCGGTGCACCGGCTACCGCCCGATCCGCGACGCGGCGTACGCCCTCGAAGATCCGCCGGAGAACGACGCCTTCGCCGTACGCCGCGACTCGCCCCCGCCCGCGCCGGCGGCCACCGGTATGTCGTCACCTGAGGGTGAGTTCATCCGGCCGGCATCGCTCAACGAAGTACTGACCGTTCTGGGCGAGCGCAACGATGCGGTGATAGTTGCCGGGTCTACCGACCTCGGTGTGCAGGTGAACATCTTCGGGTCCCGGCCGCCGCTGACGATCGCGATCGACCGGCTGGAGGAGCTGCGCGAGTTCTCCTTCGGGGAGGACGAGGTCCGGTTGGGTGCGGCGCTGACGCTGACCGAGATCGAGCGGCGGCTGGCGGGGCGGGTGCCGCTGCTGGGTGAGATGTTCCCGCAGTTCGCGTCGCGGTTGATCCGGAACGGCGCGACGATCGGCGGGAACCTGGGGACCGGATCGCCGATCGGAGACACACCGCCTGCGCTTCTGGCGCTGGATGTTTCGTTGGTGCTGGCATCTGGTCGCGGCGAGCGGACGGTGGCGCTCAGCGACTACTTCACCGGGTATCGGCAGACCGTGAAGGCTGCCGACGAGCTGATCAAGACGATTGTCGTTCCGTTGCCCTTGGCACCGATGACGGCGTTCCACAAGATCGCCAAACGGCGCTTCGACGACATCTCCAGCGTCGCGATCGGGTACGCCGTCGACGTACGGGACGGCGTGGTGCGGGACGCGAAGATCGGGCTCGGTGGGGTCGCTGCGACGCCGTTGCGGGCCCGGGAGACCGAGGCCGCGTTGATCGGGCAGCCGTGGACCGAGGAGACCGTGCGGACCGCGGCGGCGGTGATGGCGGCGGAGGGTACGCCGATGGACGATCACCGCGCGAGTTCGTCGTACCGCTCGGCGATGCTCGGGCAGTCGTTGCTGCGGTTCTACTTCCAGGGGGTGGCGTCATGA
- a CDS encoding hydroxypyruvate isomerase family protein, translated as MSHQLRYTVNCSLLFTELPLLERPAAARRAGFSAVEFWWPFVEAVPPDRQVDAFVNAITDAGVQLTGLNFFAGDMPGGDRGLVSWPKRSSEFRDNVDVTVGIGERLGTQGFNALYGNRVDGSSEQEQDDLAVENLGLAARAAARIGATVLVEPVSGAERYPLKTAADALAVIDRVQTAYDVPNVGLLADLYHLAVNGDDVNKVIADSTDWVAHVQIADAPGRNEPGTGTLPLDQQLTALEANGYSGWVGLEYKPSTTSDESFGWLPFERR; from the coding sequence ATGAGCCACCAACTGCGGTACACGGTGAACTGCTCGCTGCTGTTCACCGAGCTGCCTCTGCTGGAGCGGCCGGCGGCCGCCCGCCGGGCCGGGTTCAGCGCGGTCGAGTTCTGGTGGCCGTTCGTCGAGGCGGTTCCGCCGGACCGGCAGGTCGACGCGTTCGTCAACGCGATCACCGACGCCGGTGTCCAGCTGACCGGTCTCAACTTCTTCGCCGGCGACATGCCCGGCGGCGACCGCGGGCTGGTGTCCTGGCCGAAGCGGTCCAGCGAGTTCCGGGACAACGTCGACGTCACCGTCGGCATCGGTGAGCGCCTCGGCACCCAGGGCTTCAACGCCCTGTACGGCAACCGGGTGGACGGCAGCAGCGAGCAGGAGCAGGACGACCTCGCGGTCGAGAACCTCGGCCTCGCTGCCCGGGCCGCCGCCCGGATCGGTGCGACGGTACTCGTCGAGCCGGTCAGCGGCGCCGAGCGGTATCCGCTGAAGACGGCGGCCGACGCCCTCGCCGTGATCGATCGCGTGCAGACGGCGTACGACGTACCGAACGTCGGGCTGCTCGCCGATCTCTACCACCTCGCGGTCAACGGCGACGACGTGAACAAGGTCATCGCCGACAGCACCGACTGGGTCGCCCATGTGCAGATCGCCGACGCGCCCGGCCGCAACGAGCCCGGCACCGGGACGCTCCCGCTCGACCAGCAGCTGACCGCCCTCGAGGCGAACGGCTACTCCGGCTGGGTCGGACTCGAGTACAAGCCGTCCACCACCTCAGACGAAAGCTTCGGCTGGCTGCCTTTCGAGCGCCGCTGA
- the xdhC gene encoding xanthine dehydrogenase accessory protein XdhC → MEWVKAIQRLRAGRAAGVLVTVVSVRGHAPREAGAKMVVAADNVWATVGGGNLEAVAVERSREMIADGVTAPEVLTAALSDKAPYQHGVQCCGGEVKLLLEPLPVVPSVAIFGVGHVGLELARILARHDIELHLVDSRADQLTTERLQVLDDAVAQVHVHNVPVLPELVVGELPPGTHAVIMTHDHAEDAALCDVAIRNDALATIGLIGSSAKWTRFQRKLAEDGNSAEAIARITTPIGIPSVTGKEPAVIAVSVAAWLLERFTADRHPASAQPAERRPASAHREAKA, encoded by the coding sequence ATGGAGTGGGTGAAGGCGATCCAACGGCTGCGTGCCGGCCGGGCGGCCGGTGTGTTGGTGACCGTGGTGTCGGTGCGCGGGCATGCTCCTCGGGAGGCCGGGGCGAAGATGGTGGTTGCTGCCGACAACGTCTGGGCAACTGTTGGCGGGGGCAACCTCGAGGCAGTGGCGGTGGAGCGGTCGCGGGAGATGATCGCGGACGGGGTGACGGCGCCCGAGGTGTTGACGGCCGCGTTGTCCGACAAAGCGCCGTACCAGCACGGGGTTCAGTGTTGTGGTGGTGAGGTGAAGCTGTTGCTGGAGCCGTTGCCCGTGGTGCCTTCCGTGGCGATCTTCGGAGTCGGCCACGTCGGGCTCGAGCTCGCGCGGATCCTCGCGCGGCACGACATCGAGCTGCATCTCGTCGACTCCCGCGCCGATCAACTCACGACCGAGCGCCTGCAGGTGCTCGACGACGCCGTCGCACAGGTTCATGTGCACAACGTGCCGGTGCTCCCGGAGCTCGTCGTCGGTGAACTGCCGCCGGGCACCCACGCGGTGATCATGACCCACGACCACGCCGAGGACGCCGCGCTCTGCGACGTTGCCATCCGCAACGACGCGCTCGCCACGATCGGCCTGATCGGGTCCAGCGCCAAATGGACCCGCTTCCAGCGCAAACTCGCCGAGGACGGCAACTCGGCGGAGGCGATCGCCCGGATCACCACACCCATTGGCATTCCGAGCGTGACCGGCAAGGAGCCGGCCGTCATCGCGGTCAGTGTGGCCGCCTGGCTGCTCGAACGTTTTACCGCCGACCGGCATCCCGCGTCGGCCCAACCTGCCGAGCGTCGCCCCGCCTCGGCTCATCGTGAGGCGAAGGCATGA
- a CDS encoding 2-hydroxy-3-oxopropionate reductase, giving the protein MTNIAFIGLGIMGNPMAVHLANAGHNVAGVDRSPERAAELIAAGGRAASSIGEAVKGADVICVMVPDSPDVQDVLEGENGVFQSAETGSLIIDFSSIRPDVTQQLAEQARALGFRLLDAPVSGGEAGAKNAALSIMVGGEADDFAVARPLFDAVGKTVVHVGPSGSGQTVKAANQLIVAANIQAVSEAVIFLEAYGVDTKAALEVLGGGLAGSAVLNQKKENMLSRSFQPGFRIDLHHKDMGIVTAAAREAGVVVPLGALVAQLVASARANGDGGLDHSALLRGVERLSGKEIG; this is encoded by the coding sequence ATGACGAACATCGCCTTCATCGGCCTCGGCATCATGGGCAACCCGATGGCTGTTCACCTCGCCAACGCCGGGCACAACGTGGCCGGCGTGGACCGCAGCCCGGAGCGCGCCGCCGAGCTCATCGCGGCCGGCGGCCGGGCCGCCTCCTCGATCGGGGAAGCCGTCAAGGGTGCCGACGTGATCTGCGTGATGGTGCCGGACTCGCCCGACGTACAGGACGTGCTCGAAGGGGAGAACGGTGTCTTCCAGTCGGCCGAGACCGGCTCGCTGATCATCGACTTCTCCAGCATCCGCCCCGACGTCACGCAGCAGCTCGCCGAGCAGGCTCGCGCCCTCGGCTTCCGGCTGCTCGACGCCCCGGTCTCCGGTGGCGAGGCCGGCGCGAAGAACGCCGCGCTGTCGATCATGGTCGGCGGCGAGGCGGACGACTTCGCGGTCGCGAGGCCGCTGTTCGACGCGGTCGGCAAGACCGTCGTCCACGTCGGCCCGAGCGGTTCGGGGCAGACGGTCAAGGCCGCCAACCAGCTGATCGTGGCCGCGAACATCCAGGCCGTCTCCGAAGCGGTGATCTTCCTGGAGGCGTACGGCGTCGACACCAAGGCCGCCCTCGAGGTCCTGGGCGGCGGCCTCGCCGGTTCCGCCGTACTGAACCAGAAGAAGGAGAACATGCTGTCGCGCTCCTTCCAGCCCGGATTCCGGATCGACCTGCACCACAAGGACATGGGCATCGTCACCGCGGCCGCGCGCGAGGCGGGTGTCGTCGTACCGCTCGGTGCGTTGGTGGCGCAGCTCGTCGCGTCGGCGCGGGCGAACGGTGACGGCGGTCTCGACCACTCGGCTCTGTTGCGCGGCGTCGAGCGGCTGTCCGGGAAGGAGATCGGCTGA